From the genome of Phycodurus eques isolate BA_2022a chromosome 22, UOR_Pequ_1.1, whole genome shotgun sequence, one region includes:
- the itih2 gene encoding LOW QUALITY PROTEIN: inter-alpha-trypsin inhibitor heavy chain H2 (The sequence of the model RefSeq protein was modified relative to this genomic sequence to represent the inferred CDS: deleted 1 base in 1 codon; substituted 1 base at 1 genomic stop codon) — protein sequence MKRRLLLLLILALLGLQQSRCFEFVIDGEWEDEVSDLRDHGDRHKRAVLTSEEQEDFEAIRGDDITVKSYKVESRITSRFAHTTVRSSVVNSGSKAQTIGFNVQIPKRAFITNFTMNVNGITFTGSVKEKTVARNLYAQARAKGKAAGIVRANSQEMETFKTEVHVPPGSNIEFELHYQEMMQRRLGFYEHLLHLQPGRLVPQFQVDVYIFEPKGIAMLETSNSLGEKFSNRVTVTQSPGKGHVLFKPTLQQQRKCENCTESAIDGTLSVKYDVKRDSNAGELQVSDGHFVHFFAPSNMSPLPKNIVFVIDVSGSMWGVKMKQTVEAMQAILDDLTIDDQFSIIDFNHNVRCWSEDLVPGSTVQIADAKKYIQNIKPVGGTNINEALMKAVQILVRASNQGLIDLRSVSMIILVSDGDPTVGEIKLSTIQKNVKKVMREDFSLFSLGIGFDVDYDFLERIAMDNRGIAQRIFANHDAAEQLRMFYSQVSNPLLRRVTVQFPEDSVSDVTQNQFDKYFGGSELVVAGKVKPSESDTLTSFTTASGALLDITLETEVDTSELDTELAKQQHSFTGFARQLWAYITIKQLMSERSLAPTAVKKRKITQRILALAMEHQFVTPLTALLVESEDSKERMLADSPKDPKQGCCSGNSMGGITRTLPPVKVVYQPPPWVQMTTEAPPSQVEKGPEEWTLPKQVNLVDNDPHFIVHLPQSNTDVCFNIDSKPGHILNLVTDRGTGVTVNGQLISNKKVQKGKQNTYFGVISVYYQPDGVSVAVSTDHIAFTDGKNNHTFTWGATADIRQNGVRISIVKDSQVSITINHSIKVMVLLHRVWKKHPVNVDFLGLYLPNDNQYSPLVHGLIGQFSQEPEVIIYDIHDGADPLKKEATMEVKGNKLQVTRGWQKDYRQDKRRGTDVNCWFVHNSGKGFIDGHYSAYIVPDPDSFLXLK from the exons ATGAAGCGAAggcttcttctcctcctcatcctcgcgCTCCTGGGTCTCCAACAGAGCCGCTGCTTTGAGTTTGTGATCGACGGAGAATGGGAGGACGAAGTG TCAGATCTTCGGGATCATGGTGACAGACACAAG aGAGCGGTATTGACCAGCGAGGAGCAGGAAGACTTTGAG GCCATCCGTGGAGATGACATCACCGTCAAGAGCTACAAGGTGGAGAGCCGGATCACGTCGCGGTTCGCTCACACCACCGTCCGCAGCTCGGTGGTCAACTCAGGCTCCAAAGCCCAGACCATCGGCTTCAACGTGCAGATCCCCAAGCGAGCCTTCATCACCAACTTCACCAT GAATGTCAACGGCATCACATTCACAGGCTCAGTGAAGGAGAAGACTGTGGCCAGGAATCTGTACGCCCAGGCCCGAGCTAAAGGGAAGGCCGCTGGCATCGTCAG GGCTAACTCTCAAGAAATGGAGACGTTTAAGACAGAGGTACACGTCCCCCCCGGAAGCAACATCGAGTTTGAGCTGCACTACCAGGAGATGATGCAGAGGAGGCTAGGATTCTACGAGCACTTGCTGCACCTGCAGCCTGGAAGACTGGTGCCTCAGTTCCAG GTGGATGTTTACATCTTTGAGCCAAAGGGAATCGCCATGCTGGAAACGTCAAACAGCCTCGGCGAGAAGTTTTCCAACCGGGTCACAGTGACGCAGTCCCCGGGGAAG GGCCACGTGCTCTTCAAGCCAACCCTGCAGCAGCAGAGGAAGTGTGAA AACTGCACCGAAAGTGCCATCGACGGAACCTTGAGCGTCAAATATGACGTGAAGCGGGACAGCAATGCCGGCGAGCTGCAG GTCTCAGACGGGCACTTTGTCCACTTCTTCGCCCCATCCAACATGTCTCCGCTCCCCAAAAACATTGTGTTTGTCATCGACGTCAGTGGGTCCATGTGGGGGGTCAAGATGAAGCAG ACAGTTGAGGCCATGCAAGCCATCTTGGATGACCTCACCATTGACGACCAGTTCAGCATCATCGACTTCAACCACAATGTGCGATGCTGGAGCGAAGACCTGGTCCCCGGATCCACCGTACAAATCGCAGACGCCAAGAAGTACATCCAGAACATCAAACCGGTTGGAG GCACCAACATCAATGAAGCGCTGATGAAAGCAGTGCAGATCCTGGTGAGGGCATCCAATCAGGGCCTCATCGACCTTAGATCGGTCTCCATGATCATTCTGGTGTCGGACGGTGACCCCACAGTGG GCGAGATCAAGCTGAGCACCATCCAGAAAAACGTGAAGAAGGTGATGAGGGAGGACTTCTCGCTGTTCTCTTTGGGCATTGGCTTCGACGTGGATTACGACTTCTTGGAGCGCATCGCCATGGACAACCGGGGCATCGCTCAGCGCATTTTCGCTAACCACGATGCAGCCGAGCAGCTACGC ATGTTCTACAGCCAGGTATCCAATCCGCTTCTGCGGAGGGTCACCGTCCAGTTTCCGGAGGACTCTGTGTCCGACGTCACACAGAACCAGTTCGACAAATACTTTGGCGGCTCCGAGCTGGTGGTGGCCGGCAAGGTGAAGCCGTCCGAGAGCGACACGTTGACTAGTTTCACCACCGCGTCGGGA GCCCTGCTGGACATCACCCTGGAGACAGAGGTGGACACTTCGGAACTGGACACAGAGCTGGCAAAGCAGCAGCACTCCTTCACGGGCTTCGCCAGGCAGTTGTGGGCCTACATCACCATCAAACAGTTGATGAGTGAGAG GTCTTTGGCGCCAACCGCCGTCAAGAAGCGAAAGATCACCCAGCGCATTCTGGCGTTGGCCATGGAGCATCAGTTTGTCACTCCACTAACGGCTCTTCTGGTGGAGAGCGAGGACAGCAAGGAGAGGATGCTGGCTGACTCCCCGAAGGACCCCAAGCAAGGCTGCTGCTCAG GAAACTCAATGGGAGGCATTACGAGGACTTTGCCTCCAGTGAAGGTCGTTTATCAACCTCCGCCATGGGTCCAGATGACCACGGAGGCCCCACCCAGTCAAGTGGAAAAAGGCCCTGAGGAGTGGACGTTGCCAAAGCAGGTCAACTTAG TGGACAACGACCCTCACTTCATCGTGCACCTGCCCCAAAGCAACACGGACGTCTGCTTCAACATCGACTCCAAACCTGGTCACATCCTCAACTTGGTGACTGACAGAGGCACAG GTGTGACGGTGAATGGACAATTAATCAGCaacaaaaaagtgcaaaaaGGAAAGCAGAACACCTACTTTGGGGTCATCTCCGTCTACTACCAGCCTGATGGCGTCAGCGTCGCCGTCAGCACCGACCACATCGCCTTCACCGACGGCAAGAACAACCACACTTTCACCTGGGGCGCCACGGCGGACATCAGGCAAAACGG cGTGAGGATCTCCATCGTGAAGGACTCGCAGGTCTCCATCACCATCAACCACAGCATCAAAGTGATGGTTCTGCTCCACCGCGTGTGGAAGAAACACCCGGTCAATGTGGACTTCCTGGGTCTCTACCTCCCCAATGACAACCAGTACTCGCCACTGGTCCACGGTCTCATAG GTCAGTTCTCCCAAGAGCCCGAAGTAATCATTTACGACATCCACGACGGCGCCGATCCCCTAAAGAAGGAAGCCACCATGGAGGTGAAGGGCAACAAACTGCAAGTCACCAG GGGCTGGCAGAAGGACTACAGGCAGGACAAGCGACGCGGCACCGACGTCAACTGCTGGTTCGTGCACAACAGCGGCAAAGGATTCATCGACGGCCACTACAGCGCCTACATTGTGCCCGACCCCGACAGCTTCCTCTAATTGAAATAG
- the kin gene encoding DNA/RNA-binding protein KIN17 isoform X1 → MGKADFLSPKAISNRIKSKGLQKLRWYCQMCQKQCRDENGFKCHCMSESHQRQLLLASECPHRFMDFFSNEFKSGFLELLRRRFGTKRVHNNIIYNEYISDREHIHMNATRWETLTDFTKWLGRQGLCKVDETPKGWYIQYIDRDPETIRRQEELARRKKHELDDEERSAKFIEEQVRRGRGDKEEGEDPVYTELKRENEEEKVAFNLGAGTSLAGPSTSSSLLSPSALAKASSAKRKEPSSASNSRNKKQKSALEQIIEMEERKKQQQPVKTDDWLQPNIVVKVVTKRLGDKYHKKKAVVMEVREKFSAVVKMIDSGDKLKLDQNHVETVIPAPGKRVMIVNGNFRNTEAVLEGINEKNFCASLTLDSGPQKGKRVDVAYEDFSKLA, encoded by the exons ATGGGGAAAGCTGATTTCCTGTCACCCAAGGCAATAAGCAACCGGATAAAATCCAAAGGTCTCCAGAAACTTAGATGGTATtgtcaaatgtgtcaaaaacaaTGCCGAGATGAG AATGGCTTCAAGTGTCACTGCATGTCCGAGTCCCACCAGAGGCAGCTGCTGCTGGCCTCGGAGTGCCCGCACAGATTTATGGACTTTTTCTCCAA TGAGTTCAAGAGTGGCTTTTTGGAGCTGCTGCGGCGACGTTTTG GGACCAAGCGTGTGCACAACAACATCATTTACAACGAGTACATCAGTGACCGCGAACACATCCACATGAACGCCACGCGCTGGGAGACGCTCACCGACTTCACCAAGTGGCTGGGACGCCAAG GTCTCTGCAAGGTGGACGAGACGCCGAAAGGCTGGTACATCCAGTACATCGACCGCGACCCCGAGACCATCCGCCGCCAGGAGGAGCTGGCAAGGAGGAAGAAGCACGAGCTGGACGACGAGGAGCGTAGCGCCAAGTTCATCGAGGAGCAGGTCCGAAGAGGCCGTGGCGACAAGGAGGAGGGG GAAGATCCAGTTTACACCGAGCTGAAGCGAGAGAATGAAGAGGAAAAAG TTGCTTTCAACTTGGGCGCTGGTACATCACTGGCTGGTCCTTCCACATCAAG CTCTCTGCTGTCCCCCAGCGCTCTGGCGAAGGCATCGTCAGCAAAGAGGAAAGAGCCGTCCTCCGCTTCCAACTCGCGGAACAAGAAGCAGAAGTCCGCCCTGGAGCAGATCATTGAG ATGGAGGAGAGGAAGAAACAACAGCAGCCGGTCAAGACCGACGATTGGCTGCAGCCCAACATCGTGGTCAAGGTGGTCACCAAGAGGCTTGGCGACAAGTACCACAAGAAGAAGGCCGTCGTCATG GAGGTGCGAGAGAAATTCTCGGCGGTGGTTAAGATGATCGACTCCGGGGACAAACTCAAGCTGGACCAGAACCATGTGGAGACGGTGATACCGGCTCCAG GAAAACGTGTGATGATCGTGAATGGAAACTTCCGCAACACCGAGGCCGTGCTGGAGGGCATCAACGAGAAGAACTTCTGCGCGTCGCTCACGCTCGATTCC GGTCCACAGAAAGGAAAGCGAGTGGATGTCGCCTATGAGGACTTCTCCAAACTGGCTTGA
- the kin gene encoding DNA/RNA-binding protein KIN17 isoform X2, giving the protein MGKADFLSPKAISNRIKSKGLQKLRWYCQMCQKQCRDENGFKCHCMSESHQRQLLLASECPHRFMDFFSNEFKSGFLELLRRRFGTKRVHNNIIYNEYISDREHIHMNATRWETLTDFTKWLGRQGLCKVDETPKGWYIQYIDRDPETIRRQEELARRKKHELDDEERSAKFIEEQVRRGRGDKEEGEDPVYTELKRENEEEKVAFNLGAGTSLAGPSTSSSLLSPSALAKASSAKRKEPSSASNSRNKKQKSALEQIIEMEERKKQQQPVKTDDWLQPNIVVKVVTKRLGDKYHKKKAVVMEVREKFSAVVKMIDSGDKLKLDQNHVETVIPAPGKRVMIVNGNFRNTEAVLEGINEKNFCASLTLDSKGKRVDVAYEDFSKLA; this is encoded by the exons ATGGGGAAAGCTGATTTCCTGTCACCCAAGGCAATAAGCAACCGGATAAAATCCAAAGGTCTCCAGAAACTTAGATGGTATtgtcaaatgtgtcaaaaacaaTGCCGAGATGAG AATGGCTTCAAGTGTCACTGCATGTCCGAGTCCCACCAGAGGCAGCTGCTGCTGGCCTCGGAGTGCCCGCACAGATTTATGGACTTTTTCTCCAA TGAGTTCAAGAGTGGCTTTTTGGAGCTGCTGCGGCGACGTTTTG GGACCAAGCGTGTGCACAACAACATCATTTACAACGAGTACATCAGTGACCGCGAACACATCCACATGAACGCCACGCGCTGGGAGACGCTCACCGACTTCACCAAGTGGCTGGGACGCCAAG GTCTCTGCAAGGTGGACGAGACGCCGAAAGGCTGGTACATCCAGTACATCGACCGCGACCCCGAGACCATCCGCCGCCAGGAGGAGCTGGCAAGGAGGAAGAAGCACGAGCTGGACGACGAGGAGCGTAGCGCCAAGTTCATCGAGGAGCAGGTCCGAAGAGGCCGTGGCGACAAGGAGGAGGGG GAAGATCCAGTTTACACCGAGCTGAAGCGAGAGAATGAAGAGGAAAAAG TTGCTTTCAACTTGGGCGCTGGTACATCACTGGCTGGTCCTTCCACATCAAG CTCTCTGCTGTCCCCCAGCGCTCTGGCGAAGGCATCGTCAGCAAAGAGGAAAGAGCCGTCCTCCGCTTCCAACTCGCGGAACAAGAAGCAGAAGTCCGCCCTGGAGCAGATCATTGAG ATGGAGGAGAGGAAGAAACAACAGCAGCCGGTCAAGACCGACGATTGGCTGCAGCCCAACATCGTGGTCAAGGTGGTCACCAAGAGGCTTGGCGACAAGTACCACAAGAAGAAGGCCGTCGTCATG GAGGTGCGAGAGAAATTCTCGGCGGTGGTTAAGATGATCGACTCCGGGGACAAACTCAAGCTGGACCAGAACCATGTGGAGACGGTGATACCGGCTCCAG GAAAACGTGTGATGATCGTGAATGGAAACTTCCGCAACACCGAGGCCGTGCTGGAGGGCATCAACGAGAAGAACTTCTGCGCGTCGCTCACGCTCGATTCC AAAGGAAAGCGAGTGGATGTCGCCTATGAGGACTTCTCCAAACTGGCTTGA